The nucleotide window GCACCACGCTGTGGATCGACCCCTCGCCGTCGTAGAAGACCGACTCCTCGCGCACATACGCCCCCGGCTTCGGCGCGTGGATCATCATCCCGTTGCCGATGTAGATGCCGACGTGGCCGATGTTGTCGTAGAAGAAGATCAGGTCGCCGGGCTTCGCGGTGGAGAGGGAGACCGTCGTGCCGGCGTGCACCTGGTCGTACGTGGTGCGGGGGAGGTCGACTCCGGCGGCCTTCCAGGCTGCCTGGGTGAGGCCGGAGCAGTCGTAGGAGCCGGGGCCGGTGGCGCCCCAGACGTACGGCTTGCCGATCTGTGAGCGGGCGAAGGTGAGGGCCCTCGCGGCTTTCGAGGCGTATGTGGAGTCCTCGACCGCGGTCGAGGTGTCCTCCTGGGGCTGGGTCTGCTGAGATCCCTGTGGCTGTGTGGTCTCCTGGGACTGCTGGGTCTCCTGTGGCTGTGGAGCCTGTGGAGCCTGTGGAGCCTGTGGAGCCTGTGGGGTCTCCTGTGCCTGCTGAGCTTCCTGTGCGGCCGCCGCCTGCTGCTGCGCCAGCTCCTCCGCCCTGCGGTCGGCCTCCTCCTGCTCCCGCTTCTCGATCGCGGCGAGCCGGGCCTTCTCCTCGGCCGTGAGTTCGGACAGCAGTTCGCGGGCCTGGGCGAGCTTCTTCTGGACCTTCGCCTTGCTGGTCTTCAGCGCGTTCTGCGAATCGGTGAGCTGTTCGAGGCCCTCGGTCGCCTCCTGCCGCTGCTTCGCCGCGTCGGCCTGCTGCGTGACGTAGTCGTCGACGGCCGTCTGCTGGCGGTCCGTCAGCCGGTCCATCAGCTGGTTCTGGGCGAAGTACTCCTCGGGGTTCTCCGCCAGCAGGAGCAGTGCCGCGTCGGGCGAGGCCGCGCCCGTGCGGTACTGGGCGGCCGCGAACTCGCCCAGTTCCTCGCGCGCCTCGTTCAGCTTCTCCGCGCGCTTGGCGACGTCGTCGAGAAGCGTGTCGACCTTCTTCTTCTGCTGGGAGGTCTGCTCCTTCACCGAGTTGTACTTCTCGGTGGCCGTCTCCGCCCCGCGGTAGAGGTCGTCGACCTTCTTCTCGACCTCTTCGAGGCTCGGTTTGTCGTCGGCCGAGGGGGCCGCGTTGGCCGTCTGGGAGAGCAGGGCCACGGAGGTGAGGGCGGCGGTGGCGAGGGCGGGGGTGCGTATGCCCGGGCGCGCCGGACGAGGCTTTCGGTGCGCCATGGGTCGGCGAC belongs to Streptomyces graminofaciens and includes:
- a CDS encoding C40 family peptidase — protein: MAHRKPRPARPGIRTPALATAALTSVALLSQTANAAPSADDKPSLEEVEKKVDDLYRGAETATEKYNSVKEQTSQQKKKVDTLLDDVAKRAEKLNEAREELGEFAAAQYRTGAASPDAALLLLAENPEEYFAQNQLMDRLTDRQQTAVDDYVTQQADAAKQRQEATEGLEQLTDSQNALKTSKAKVQKKLAQARELLSELTAEEKARLAAIEKREQEEADRRAEELAQQQAAAAQEAQQAQETPQAPQAPQAPQAPQPQETQQSQETTQPQGSQQTQPQEDTSTAVEDSTYASKAARALTFARSQIGKPYVWGATGPGSYDCSGLTQAAWKAAGVDLPRTTYDQVHAGTTVSLSTAKPGDLIFFYDNIGHVGIYIGNGMMIHAPKPGAYVREESVFYDGEGSIHSVVRPA